The Rhopalosiphum maidis isolate BTI-1 chromosome 4, ASM367621v3, whole genome shotgun sequence region AATACCAGACAATCGCatagatttaatattccaCAATagataaacacatttttttcgcaaaacattatttattttttttattttattttttttttaaattttctctaAACAATCTTCAACttttgtgaaataaaaatgtatcactaaatatatataaagcatGTGctactaaatagtataatatatctttatcttatatacaaatataattacataatgtatatctatattttttgatataatataatgaaaataagagtttttatttttaatgttatatataaacaacattatatacaaaaatatacaatatccacatgtatcatatttaaacacaacataacgtacaaatatttatgtgtatacatacatatatatatatctaaatatatataaatatacccaATTGCAAGGCAACATAAAATcggtataaatatgataaacaatTCGTCGCTTTGTTTCTTAACtaataacatgaaaaaaaaaaaatctaacaagtaaaaataaataatagcatttcattttacaatactttttttttcaaataagcctgcatttacaatttcatttgtatttcttttctatactttcaattatataattatataatattaaaatgacagATGAGATCAATGCGAGAACAATATCTTGtcacaacattttataataagaaatatttagataaataataataataataataataatagtagtaataataaaataaataatataataatacaaattaattttttttttatatataataaactattactaTCTGccagttaaaattgtattctagGCAATACATAAAAGTGAATGTTTTAGAGTACCAGCTATTCCGAGcatacatataaaatcattatatatttgttctaAATTCATAATTGACTTGAAAcagtgattaaaaaaataactcactATTTCATTTGTATGCAAAGAGTTGTACTTGAACAAGGAAATAcccataatgataataaataatcatgttTGGTGTTGCATGAAATCGTTCAAACAGTCCCTGATTGAgttgaaagaaaataaatatgaacggCATATTAGATGtggagttaaaaatatattgaaatatcatggataaattaacagaaaaaaatattgcttgCAATAAGTGGCCCAAAAGTTCTTAATGAAAAACTAACAGAATaccaaaaatactaaaaataataaatatataaacctatataataataaaaccaattgTTAACAATTATGACAATGGGTGTGCAAACATGTCTAAATGATCAAAATTAAACTACAAATGtaacaaagaaaaaatgataaattatcattttacaaTTGCACTTGGGTTTATTGGGAAAagattaattgttttcataattaataagtgacgtcatttttatttttaatctataatacaaattgtatgagaaaatgaaaaacaatatttttgttatgaagaactatttttgtttttaaggtTGTAGACCCCAgggataaaaaattgttattaataaataaaaattcattttgaaaaaaaaaataacaaatagaaaaaagaaaatatgtatgtatattgtatacttatttgaaaaatgtctaaatatttatcaactaacataataaaaaaggaagaattaatttaaaaaaattgtttaatcaataactaataattttatttttctcttcctatgataatacgataaattaaactgattaaaaaaaataaataaataaatagaagtaAAGAACCACGCATACCATTTTAACAGTGATAAATCACATCTAAGTAACATTGACAACTGATTGAATTATATCCAAGGAGGATGCCTATTCATGGGATcatgtacatttaaataccCTGGTGGTGGAAAACCTGATAGTCCTTGGTGCAACATCATAGGATGTCTCTGTAAGAACTGTGAATAAATATCTGAAGGGTTAGGTGGATTGTATGCTTCCAGTGGTGGAGGAGCATAGCCTGATGGAGGCCTTGCAAATGCAAATGCTGGATTTCTTTCTTCTGATTGTGCTtgtgctgctgctgctgctgctgctgctgctgctgcagcTTGGTCTGCAAAATAGCCAGTTGATCGTATTTCATTTAGATAATCTTGATAGCCATCTTTGATAGCGGGATTGAAGTTGAATGGTCCACTTGACATAGGTGGTTTCACAAGGGGTGGATAGTGATGTGGATAGGGAGGGTCAGCACGTGGTGGTTCTACAGTACGAGGAGGTTCCACTACTGCTTGTGCTGTGGTCACTGCCATTGTAGATTGTGGTGATGGCAGTtgtgcagcagcagcagcagcagcagcttTCTTctttttacttgtttttttgGCTGGCTTGGGGGGTAACTGTTCCATCATTAAAGATCTATTAATttccatttttgattttgtcaTTTCAGCCACAGATGAATTTGAAGGATAAGTTGGTTGATTAGCTTTCATCATGTCTGCCATAGATGTATTTACATAAGTCGGTTGATTTGCTTTAATCATCTCAGCCATAGTTGGACTGGAATAAGTAGGTTGACTCatttccattttatttttcataatttctgCTACAGATGGTCCAGGATATGTTGATTGATTGTAACGATAACCAATGTTCTCTGGTAAAATATTTGGTAATGGACGACcagttgtaaaatcaatattttgtgaCTTACCTGACATCATATCTTGAATTGGGTGTGGATATGGTTTACTATGTAGCACAGGATAATTATAAGGCCGTAAATTGATTTGATCTGGGTATTGTTCATAAggattgttataattaagtcTTGGTTGGGAAGTTGGTTGCTTAAAATTAGGAGGAGGTATAAATTGTCCGGATGACGTTCGACTTGCATAATTTAATGGAGCGGTTGTATAACCTACAGCATCTTTAGGAGGATTTGAATAGTTCAAAGGAGTTGAAGTGTAGTGTGGTGTTGGTGCTGACACAAAAGTCTGACTAGGAGCTGTGTAGTTAAACAATGAATTTGGAACAGTTTTCTGTTCACTTTCACAACGGTCACGAGCCATTTGTAAATAGTTAAGACTATTTTGATAGGTTACAGGTACTGGTGGATGTTGGTGTTCCATATTTTGCTGGTAAGGTGGAAGTGCTTGATCGTTACGTGGATAGCCCATCTGATAATTTAGTTCAGAATTAAAGTTAGAATTAGGCATCTGACCTGGAGTAGGTACAAATACTCTTTCTTGTTCCTTGCTAGCATCAGTTGGAGTGAATGCCATCTCTTGAGGTCTTTCACATTCATTATAAACGCGTTTCTTTACTGGgaatatattttgagttttaacaGGTGCTGTAGTTGCTGTagattgttgttgttgttgttgttgttgttgttgttgttgttgttgttgttgaggATATAATTCAGTGTATGTATTTTGAGGTGAACTTTGTTGTGATCCAATGTACTGAGagtaaacattttgattttgttgaTAATCATCTGCTAAACTGGCAACATGCTCTTTTGGACTATTGACTACATTATGGGGACTATAATAAGGACTATTACTTGAATCTTGTGGACTCAATATTAAATGATGTGGACTTTCTTTAGGACTATTAACAACATTGTTGTGTGGACTACAACTAGCATCATGAGGGCTTCCGACAAAATTACCAGGACTATCACTAGGCAAGTCACAAGGACTAGTAAAAGTTTGATGTGGACTTTGTCCGTGTGGACTTGCTGTCATTACACTAGAAGGATTTCTTGGACTACAGCTACTGCTCTTATCTGAATTTGGCCTAGCAAAAGCGTCTTGATAGAAACCAACTTTAATTGGAGCATGAGgaatgtttaaaacattttgataagGTTTTAACTGTTGAGGAGAATTTCCAGACTGGGGTGATAGGTATGGTTCATCTAAACTAGGCCGAGGGGAGTTCCAAGAATCATTTTGAGAAGACTGTTCAGAAACACTACTACCTGTACTTGTTTTTCTTTGTCTTTTAGGAGCTGGCTTATCTGGTGAAACTAACGGCACAGATATGGTTGTCTTCTTAATATCCACAGTAgacaaattttcttttttatctgtatcttttaaagtataatcatAAGGCACCATATCGTTCATAGCATAAGCAGTGTACATTGGAGATGTTTCTACAGTTTCTTGTTTGCGTTTGGGGGTCGGTTGTGTCTTT contains the following coding sequences:
- the LOC113555999 gene encoding bromodomain-containing protein 4-like isoform X2, whose amino-acid sequence is MDDIHSWWEVPSIAHFCSLFRVSFDLLDFDIEDLEAALLTDGTEDNGNSLLQELIARLLSGCFGNNSISTFNYQMFLRRLFREKCKEYNFQNPFNSDIDFQFLPLRTKVEILHALCDFRLDADDVMESLKNLDSDSLRVHPLGYDENKSAYWYFYGTRLYREDYEKVVPKKKKKKRGRKKKCEPPVCSDTEDELDLGSGKWQVVCFTESDWERLALKTEDSENRDVQALHQVITEDFLPEIPRLFEEKERLQRKRMLEMQPRRQSTRLEKLKQQKEERKKYEDLCREHEEKIKKKENRKKHQEKRPKMKEEGLSDSEAESHGYSSSSSKVAGRQTNNSLASATGQIVIEGSQKKPVPKATSKTGFKSTAEDLQIGMYKILNKLKDHEDAWPFLEPVDEEIAPSYYRVVKTPMDLQQMEDKLNAGLYETLSQFKHDFQLIIANCKQYNGSTNVMCGNLQRVFNMGVHKYLDWEMSEGSDDEMAYLKRYENGTTRSRKGRNRQRSTSSKESCNNTDKENEEKLRECLDSSKFENGINQTDDDSCSLDSKLESKKKAAKESPKIKKSTIIKNTSAIEVQALEEVTEQTLRDINKWLDDTPSFSSASNSPMATLAGSVLDDAEVTSRLDAEYRQAHKLDKPRLPFKEKKRPTKESIVLPLKRKREVQRTIDRLQPGKSKGNLISNKSDDSQTTAKQKLIKADLETAPTLSLGTVLNTDLMGFSSKRPSEDKDLEKTETEPEKCPDDNLNVIKKEEVKTELPEEKPEKATPNLSAWFKAFGAPKTQPTPKRKQETVETSPMYTAYAMNDMVPYDYTLKDTDKKENLSTVDIKKTTISVPLVSPDKPAPKRQRKTSTGSSVSEQSSQNDSWNSPRPSLDEPYLSPQSGNSPQQLKPYQNVLNIPHAPIKVGFYQDAFARPNSDKSSSCSPRNPSSVMTASPHGQSPHQTFTSPCDLPSDSPGNFVGSPHDASCSPHNNVVNSPKESPHHLILSPQDSSNSPYYSPHNVVNSPKEHVASLADDYQQNQNVYSQYIGSQQSSPQNTYTELYPQQQQQQQQQQQQQQQQSTATTAPVKTQNIFPVKKRVYNECERPQEMAFTPTDASKEQERVFVPTPGQMPNSNFNSELNYQMGYPRNDQALPPYQQNMEHQHPPVPVTYQNSLNYLQMARDRCESEQKTVPNSLFNYTAPSQTFVSAPTPHYTSTPLNYSNPPKDAVGYTTAPLNYASRTSSGQFIPPPNFKQPTSQPRLNYNNPYEQYPDQINLRPYNYPVLHSKPYPHPIQDMMSGKSQNIDFTTGRPLPNILPENIGYRYNQSTYPGPSVAEIMKNKMEMSQPTYSSPTMAEMIKANQPTYVNTSMADMMKANQPTYPSNSSVAEMTKSKMEINRSLMMEQLPPKPAKKTSKKKKAAAAAAAAQLPSPQSTMAVTTAQAVVEPPRTVEPPRADPPYPHHYPPLVKPPMSSGPFNFNPAIKDGYQDYLNEIRSTGYFADQAAAAAAAAAAAAQAQSEERNPAFAFARPPSGYAPPPLEAYNPPNPSDIYSQFLQRHPMMLHQGLSGFPPPGYLNVHDPMNRHPPWI
- the LOC113555999 gene encoding bromodomain-containing protein 4-like isoform X1, which gives rise to MDDIHSWWEVPSIAHFCSLFRVSFDLLDFDIEDLEAALLTDGTEDNGNSLLQELIARLLSGCFGNNSISTFNYQMFLRRLFREKCKEYNFQNPFNSDIDFQFLPLRTKVEILHALCDFRLDADDVMESLKNLDSDSLRVHPLGYDENKSAYWYFYGTRLYREDYEKVVPKKKKKKRGRKKKCEPPVCSDTEDELDLGSGKWQVVCFTESDWERLALKTEDSENRDVQALHQVITEDFLPEIPRLFEEKERLQRKRMLEMQPRRQSTRLEKLKQQKEERKKYEDLCREHEEKIKKKENRKKHQEKRPKMKEEGLSDSEAESHGYSSSSSKVAGRQTNNSLASATGQIVIEGSQKKPVPKATSKTGFKSTAEDLQIGMYKILNKLKDHEDAWPFLEPVDEEIAPSYYRVVKTPMDLQQMEDKLNAGLYETLSQFKHDFQLIIANCKQYNGSTNEYTVMCGNLQRVFNMGVHKYLDWEMSEGSDDEMAYLKRYENGTTRSRKGRNRQRSTSSKESCNNTDKENEEKLRECLDSSKFENGINQTDDDSCSLDSKLESKKKAAKESPKIKKSTIIKNTSAIEVQALEEVTEQTLRDINKWLDDTPSFSSASNSPMATLAGSVLDDAEVTSRLDAEYRQAHKLDKPRLPFKEKKRPTKESIVLPLKRKREVQRTIDRLQPGKSKGNLISNKSDDSQTTAKQKLIKADLETAPTLSLGTVLNTDLMGFSSKRPSEDKDLEKTETEPEKCPDDNLNVIKKEEVKTELPEEKPEKATPNLSAWFKAFGAPKTQPTPKRKQETVETSPMYTAYAMNDMVPYDYTLKDTDKKENLSTVDIKKTTISVPLVSPDKPAPKRQRKTSTGSSVSEQSSQNDSWNSPRPSLDEPYLSPQSGNSPQQLKPYQNVLNIPHAPIKVGFYQDAFARPNSDKSSSCSPRNPSSVMTASPHGQSPHQTFTSPCDLPSDSPGNFVGSPHDASCSPHNNVVNSPKESPHHLILSPQDSSNSPYYSPHNVVNSPKEHVASLADDYQQNQNVYSQYIGSQQSSPQNTYTELYPQQQQQQQQQQQQQQQQSTATTAPVKTQNIFPVKKRVYNECERPQEMAFTPTDASKEQERVFVPTPGQMPNSNFNSELNYQMGYPRNDQALPPYQQNMEHQHPPVPVTYQNSLNYLQMARDRCESEQKTVPNSLFNYTAPSQTFVSAPTPHYTSTPLNYSNPPKDAVGYTTAPLNYASRTSSGQFIPPPNFKQPTSQPRLNYNNPYEQYPDQINLRPYNYPVLHSKPYPHPIQDMMSGKSQNIDFTTGRPLPNILPENIGYRYNQSTYPGPSVAEIMKNKMEMSQPTYSSPTMAEMIKANQPTYVNTSMADMMKANQPTYPSNSSVAEMTKSKMEINRSLMMEQLPPKPAKKTSKKKKAAAAAAAAQLPSPQSTMAVTTAQAVVEPPRTVEPPRADPPYPHHYPPLVKPPMSSGPFNFNPAIKDGYQDYLNEIRSTGYFADQAAAAAAAAAAAAQAQSEERNPAFAFARPPSGYAPPPLEAYNPPNPSDIYSQFLQRHPMMLHQGLSGFPPPGYLNVHDPMNRHPPWI